In Calliopsis andreniformis isolate RMS-2024a chromosome 6, iyCalAndr_principal, whole genome shotgun sequence, the genomic window GCGTTTGCTTTAAAAAATGAACATTTAAGAACTAAGAATACTAGTTCGACatcaagtgtcagaaattttaaagggtgtttctacatgccaaaataggacgaaaatcaagaatgacgaaattacaTTTCAGACTTCATTTcccagttattaattgttgcaaaaatgtttaaaattcgcgtaaaatgtgtctgactcgggacttattctactgactccgcTGTGCCTGACTTGACTACTGCACgctgccagtagaataagtcccaagtcagacacatttcgcgcGAATTTTAGATGCTTTTGCAACAGTTGATAACTTTGAAACAGAGtaccaaacgcaatttcgttattcttaattttcgtcttattttaatatgtagaatcacctcttaaaactCGAcacaaatatttctttattatacGAAATGATTGGCAGCAGTCTTGTGTATGCACAGATTTTTTCACTTGCAGTGGTCTGAACGTTTAAATACTAACGCGTAAGTGAAAATACTCCGTCATAGACAAACATGCGTGTCCAAGTAAATAAGTATGTAAACTCCAAACAATTTTTCTCAAAAATATAGAAGTTCACTTACAAAATTTATTACGTTTCCCTTTCTTTATACAAGGAGCTACAATTTTTTATGATACTGTAAATTATGCtttaattactatgattaataaaatgaatgattttgTCGCATTGTGAAAACATAAGCTGAGCGAGCTGCAAACCATTTATTGCTCTGGATCTTCAGATCCAGGGTTTCTAGATTAAGTTGGTTCTAAACCGAACTAGGATTCATCTTGAATCACTAGCCTAGGGCCAGTGACTGTGTGAAGAAGATCTTCCCCGAAAAAGACCCAAAAAAGATGGGAAGGTATTTTTCGAACCTTTGAAACGTAAATACAAAAGTTAGTCAGCGATAAGAAACAAACGCGAATGTAATCAGTTCCTTAAAAAACAGGTTGGTAAAAACTGAAAAATTAACattttgaaatgaaaaatattgtttTTGTATAAACTCGTTTTATTgtttcaaaaatcaatacagttattaaaatagtatattttattatataacaTGATTATGTTCTTAGTACATGATTAAATTGGTAGACTGAAAAATATGGTGCATCACTATTATAGGCTTGAGTATTTGCAAGCAAAAGTGCCTTGAATTAAATACAGTTAGTGTATTTGTGGTGCATACCTAATAGTAAAGCACAATATTTTTCGGACACCTTAAAATCACACTgtacataaaaaataaaaaaattgcaaTTTAAGAGCTtgttaataatatatatttctCAAGTGAATcgataaacaaaaaatatataaactttTTCCTAAAATTATGAaagatataaatatttaaaaaatctctTATGCTAATAACAATTCTTCAATTTGATTTCAGTTAGCAACTAAAATAAATTGTATAGCGGCAGTGAACAAAATTCAAGTTTAATTTACCCTTAAATCAATTCAATTTAACTATTATAACACTAGAGTTTATAAAATTCCGTTTCACTTTCTTTATATGTTACAAGTatcaatgaaaatatttttttaggtacatatgtacatatttaaaaatcgCTCTATTAATTTATACATTATAAAAATATTCATCATTTTATCAGTTTCAATATTTATACGTTAAACAGATCccttatattatataaattattataaccaACTTGCATGTCATTTTTTTATATATCTTTGTATAacaatataaaacaaaaaatgttgTTTACAAATTAGAGAATTCATCTGACTATCTTTAAAGCAATCGTGTTTCAGCCATGGTAGAAAAATACGATTTATATGTATAAcagtataaaaaatttttaacaacAATCTACATTCCATTGTAAGCTGGGCCACCTCCACCTTCTGGCACAACCCAATTAATATTTTGGCTTGGATCTTTAATATCACATGTTTTACAGTGGATACAATTTTGTGCATTGATCTGcagtctctctccctctccagATTCTAGGGGTACGAACTCGTACACACCTGAAACATAGAATATTGAAGTAaagtattattttataaaagtaTTTCGAAGCCAATAAAACTCTAAAGAAGTACTCTTATAATAAGAAGACTGTATTTTACAAAATCATTACGTAACAAAAAAACCTGTCAGAGAGAAATTTGCACCAAATTAATAAAAAAGCTACAAGAAATTCACGACGAAGAAATGCACATTTAAATTTTACTTTTATAGTCAAAACATTCCTTCATTTATACATAAGTTTTCTGAAGATATTTTACATCATAATTTATATCATTATAAACATGTTCATCTACTTGAATTAAAAAAAGTGTCCTTCAAGAGAAATCCACTGATAATCAAAGACTACAAGCACTCAACGAATTTGCAAAGTCTATCTTCTAGAAATGGAGTATCGGCTAACAAACACTTTACTGCATGCTCTTGATTTATTTAAGAGGGAGGAATCACCCTATACGCGCTCATGTCATCGTTATCGCCACACCCTGTACAGGCGAATGTGCTTTTCCAGAGGTAAACGACCAGAGTTTCGTTTCGAAGGTCAAATTGTACCCTCCGCCAGACAGTCGATAACCTGGCCCCCACTACTTTCCAGACATTCGAGTTATCCTGTAGGAAAACAACTCCCCATCGAACTTCTCCCTGTTTCCACGACGACGAGCCATGGAGAAAGGAAGAAGCCGCTCCACAAGGGAAATAGAAAGAAGATAGGGCGTAGTGAATATCAAGGGTGGCAAGAGGAAGTAGCGAACACGGTAGACATATAAATCTCTCTCTTCAGATCGCGAAAGAACTTTATACTTTCTTCGTTACCTCTGAAGTATTTATGCGTCTCCAATGACTCGTAATTTAGAAACATAATACACTTTAGCATTTTACTAAATATGTAGCTATTCTGCACTAATTGACCGTATtggtaaatttaattattttgacTAAAGAATAATTCTTCGACCACTGTTTTACTTATGAGGACGAAATATCTATAACAATCCAACGGATACATAATTCATCATCATTAATATTTACTGAAATGATATCATTGCTACTGTGGCTATTAGGTATAATTCAATTAATAGACAGAAATATGAGGTATTATAACGATATTTCCAAATTAATTATATACAAAGTATTTGTTACCAATGCTATATAGGACATTTTTTGGTGCAtcaattaaaaatttctttctAGAAACGTATGCTTGAAGAGTATGAATTCTTGGAAATTATTTAAGTAGTAAGCATTGTCTGCGTTTCTAGTAACAAATTGAAGGGTACATTGTGCGACAAGGTTGTTGGCCCGTGGTTATTTCGTGCACCCTGAATTCGGAAACCAAGCTTGATCGAGGGTAGTCTAGCCATGGGGGGTGCTGGGACGGCTCAAGTTCAAGGACGCACCGGTCGATAAACCCAGACGAGAAACGGAGAgggagaagaaaaagaaaaactggTGGAGGAGAGAAATGGAGAAAAAGAGGAAAGTAAGAGACGGCTGACAGCTTTTGATGAAAACTTGCTAGAAGTGTAAAATATTCGATCTACGAAGCATAAAAATCGACGTTACTGCAAACGGCATCATTACTCGAATTATGGGTCTTTTAAAATAATTCTTTATGAATTCTTTATGATAGAAAATGGAACTTCAAAGCATTCGTAGTACACTAGTTTTCTCAATAATAATTGGCAAGCTTTAAAACAGAAAAGTAGTTTAGATATAAAATCTGCAAGCTAGTAAAGATTATAAATTCTTCCTCATAATCACGCATAAATCTACAACTTTATTTATGTGTTATCTACATCCACGAACATATTTGGTTGAATTCTTCTTGATGTAAATATTACGCAATAATGGAAGCATTTTTTTCAGTTAGAGAGTGCTTTATTTTATAACTGAATAAACtattaaataaatacaaatactTACCAGCAGGGCAAAATCGTCCTTCTGGCCCAGCAAATACTGctaaatttctttttactgGAATTGTATCATCGGCTAAGGTAAGATGAGGAGGTTGATCGCCTTCATGATTTGTACCAGTAAGAGCCACAGAGGACAATAAATCGAAAGATATTTTATTGTCTGGCTTTGGATATTCGATTGGTACACATTCGGATGCTGGTTTTAGTTTCTTGTAATCTGGACCTAGACAGACGATTTTCGTATGTGATAATGATAATCGAAGTTCTATTTCATCATTTAATTCTTTCACAAAGTTATCTTACCTCCATGAGACAAAGTCCATGGCTCTCTTCCATTAATCAACATCGAAAATCCAGAATACAGTAGACCTCCATATATACCAAGACTTGTATGAAAACTTGGTCTTATATTTctgacagctttcaattctttaTAAATCCAGCTACTTTTTATCTTATCTGTATAAGTCGTTGGTTCTAAGCCTTTGGTAGGTGAGGGTTGACTTTCGGCATTTATTATAGCCTCAACAGCACTTTCTGCTGCAAGCATTCCACTTTTCATAGCATTGTGCGTTCCTTTAACTTTAGGAACATTAAGGAATCCCGCTGTACAACCAATAAGACAACCACCAGGGAACTGAAGCTTGGGAATAGATTGAAAGCCTCCCTCTACTAAAGCTCTTGCACCATATGATATCctgaaataataattgaaaatttaatgACAGAAATTGTAGAGATATTTCTGTTTGTTTATATGAAATTACCTTTTTCCTCCTTCTAGTATCTGCTTAATGCTTGGATGGTGTTTAAATCTTTGAAATTCTTTAAATGGATGTAAGTAAGGATTAGAATAATCTAATCCAATCACAAATCCTATGGCAATAAGAGGTGTGTCTTCGCTAAGGTGATATAGAAAAGAACCACCATAAGTGTCTTTCTTCAATGGCCAACCAACTGTATGTTCAACTCTCCCAGGCTTATGATTCTTTGGATCAATTTCCCAAATCTGATAAGAATTGCTTTTGTTTTATATTCTTGAAATTGAGTTTAGAAATGTGTAAACATGGAGAACACGTGTTAGTCACCTCTTTCAACCCTATACCATAGGTCTGAGGCTCACAATCCTTTCGAAGATCGAATTTCCTTGTAACCTGTTTCGTAAGATGTCCATGACAACCTTCTGCAAAAATGGTACATTTTGCATGCAATTCCATTCCACGTTCAAAAGTATCCTTTGGGGAACCATCTTTAGCAATACCAACATCATTTGTTGCTATTCCTTTAACTGATCCGTCCTCATGATAAAGCACCTCAGCTGCAGCATATCCAGGATAAAGCTCGACTCCTGCAGCTTCGGCTTGCTGTCCAAGCCACTCTACAACATGACCTAATCTACACAGAAtagtaaatagaaaaaaaaatgtcTAAAAACAGTTGCTTATGTAATTAACTTTGCAATCACTGTGATTCACTACCTGACTATGTAGTTTCCATGATTATACATTGGCATTCCCTTCAAAATTGGTATATGTATTCTGCCTTTTTCAGTAAGAAATGCAAATTTGTCTTCTGTAACAGGGGTATTCAATGGCGCACCCAATTCCTTCCAATTTGGGAACAATTCATTTAAAGCAATTGGATCTAAACAAGCTCCACTGAGGATATGTCCTCCAATGGTCGAAGCTTTTTCAACAACGGTAACCCTAAGCTCTTTTCCATGTTTCTCTGCTAGTCTGCGTGCTTGAATTGCAGCAGATAATCCAGCTGGGCCACCACCAATGATTAAGATATCAGTTTCATCTGCATATCTTTCCATATTTATATCTACAAATTGTATTGTTTTATAAAAAAGATAAAATGGCAGTAACATCATTTATCAGAGCATTTATACAGATGTACTGATATATTTGTGGGTTTATACCTTTCCATCTTGGGTCTGTTTCTCGAGGTACAACTGTGTAATGTGTAGtgatttttggaaatttttctTGCGAATAGGCTCTTTGAAAAATCCATTGCAACCTCTGTACTGCCAAAACACATAAACA contains:
- the Etf-qo gene encoding electron transfer flavoprotein-ubiquinone oxidoreductase, with the protein product MARAISNTSNNLQRLQWIFQRAYSQEKFPKITTHYTVVPRETDPRWKDINMERYADETDILIIGGGPAGLSAAIQARRLAEKHGKELRVTVVEKASTIGGHILSGACLDPIALNELFPNWKELGAPLNTPVTEDKFAFLTEKGRIHIPILKGMPMYNHGNYIVRLGHVVEWLGQQAEAAGVELYPGYAAAEVLYHEDGSVKGIATNDVGIAKDGSPKDTFERGMELHAKCTIFAEGCHGHLTKQVTRKFDLRKDCEPQTYGIGLKEIWEIDPKNHKPGRVEHTVGWPLKKDTYGGSFLYHLSEDTPLIAIGFVIGLDYSNPYLHPFKEFQRFKHHPSIKQILEGGKRISYGARALVEGGFQSIPKLQFPGGCLIGCTAGFLNVPKVKGTHNAMKSGMLAAESAVEAIINAESQPSPTKGLEPTTYTDKIKSSWIYKELKAVRNIRPSFHTSLGIYGGLLYSGFSMLINGREPWTLSHGGPDYKKLKPASECVPIEYPKPDNKISFDLLSSVALTGTNHEGDQPPHLTLADDTIPVKRNLAVFAGPEGRFCPAGVYEFVPLESGEGERLQINAQNCIHCKTCDIKDPSQNINWVVPEGGGGPAYNGM